Proteins encoded in a region of the Zea mays cultivar B73 chromosome 2, Zm-B73-REFERENCE-NAM-5.0, whole genome shotgun sequence genome:
- the LOC100282664 gene encoding Actin-related protein 2/3 complex subunit 2A, whose protein sequence is MILLQSPSRFLLQILQDRVLSGEKGMDIDCHTVEFDDVRYHIQFSMRNPKVMVLSVALPLPPPEAILYDGLPLGAIEAIKAAYGPVVQILDPPKDGFDLTMKINLTKLPLDEEQRNTILTQIASIREVVLGAPLKLLLKHLASKTVAPNVNNLVALVHRPNESFFLAPQADKVTIVYPMRFQDSIDIVLATSFLQEFVEARRTAALNNVPSCMWSPVPPLELKGVSADALNANAGFVTFVVYPRHVEGKKLDRTVWNLLTFHAYVSYHVKCSEGFMHTRMRRRVESLIQALDRAKSDAEKLKKLVHGGSFKRLSLKNEGDSRF, encoded by the exons ATGATACTGCTCCAGTCCCCATCGAGGTTCCTGCTCCAGATCCTGCAAGACCGTGTTCTCAG TGGCGAGAAGGGCATGGACATTGACTGTCACACGGTAGAGTTCGATGATGTCCGGTATCATATCCAG TTTTCTATGAGGAATCCAAAGGTAATGGTGTTGTCAGTTGCTTTGCCTCTGCCACCTCCTGAAGCGATTCTGTATGATGGGCTACCACTAGGTGCCATTGAAGCTATAAAAGCAGCATATGGGCCAGTTGTGCAGATTCTTGATCCTCCAAAGGACGGGTTTGATCTCAcaatgaagataaatttgacaaaaCTTCCGCTAGATGAAG AGCAAAGGAATACTATCTTGACACAAATTGCATCTATTAGAGAGGTTGTGTTGGGTGCACCACTGAAGCTCCTGCTGAAACATTTAGCCTCAAAGACAGTTGCACCTAATGTTAACAACCTTGTTGCTCTTGTTCACCGCCCTAATGAATCATTTTTCCTTGCTCCCCAG GCAGATAAAGTTACTATTGTGTATCCAATGAGATTCCAGGACTCCATTGATATTGTTTTAGCAACTTCCTTCCTGCAG GAATTTGTGGAGGCAAGACGAACAGCTGCACTTAATAATGTTCCTTCTTGTATGTGGTCTCCGGTACCACCTCTTGAGTTAAAAGGAGTATCTGCTGATGCACTAAATGCAAATGCTGGCTTTGTTACTTTCG TTGTTTACCCTCGGCATGTTGAGGGTAAAAAGCTAGATAGAACAGTTTGGAATTTGTTGACATttcatgcttatgtaagctatcatgtAAAG TGTTCTGAAGGATTCATGCATACCAGGATGAGGCGCAGGGTTGAGTCGCTGATCCAG GCGTTGGACCGGGCGAAGTCTGATGCTGAGAAGTTGAAGAAGTTGGTACACGGTGGATCTTTCAAAAGACTG AGCCTGAAGAACGAGGGGGACTCGCGTTTCTGA
- the LOC100381505 gene encoding ATP-dependent DNA helicase 2 subunit KU70-like: MDLDPEGIFRDDSDEDEDSVQEREANKEMVVYLVDASPKMFTPATTQDNEKQETHFHTIVNCITESLKTQIIGRSYDEVAICFFNTKEKKNLQDSAGVYVYNVGDREQLDRPTAKLIKDFSLIEDSFMSTIGSRYGITAGSRENTLYNALWVAQALLRKGSVKTVSKRILIFTNEDDPFGTITGAVKTDMIRTTLQRAKDAQDLGLSIELLPLSPPDDQFNMSLFYADLIGLDGDEMTEYLPSAGDKLEDMTNQLRKRIMKKRRIKTLSFAITNDVCIEVNTYALVRPTTTGTITWLDSLSNLPLKVERSFICNDTGALLQDAQTRFQMYNDTIVKFSVRELSEVKRVASHHLRLIGFKPLDCLKDYHNLRPSTFIYPSDERIFGSTCVFVALHSSMLRLGRFALAFYGNPTRPQLIALVAQEEVTSSGRQFEPPGMHMIYLPYSDDIRYPEEVHVTSDDAPRATDEQIKKASNIFKRIDLINFSACQFANPALQRHYGILEALALGEDEMPDIKDETLPDEEGLSKPGVANAIEEFKTSVYGENYDQEEAEAAAGKASRGNASKKRKEVTDAAAQISAAYDWAELADNGKLKEMTTVELRSYLTAHDLPVSGKKDVLISRILTHLGK; the protein is encoded by the exons ATGGACCTGGACCCAGAGGGGATCTTCCGCGACGACAGCGATGAAGACGAAGACAGTGTCCAG GAGAGGGAGGCGAACAAGGAGATGGTTGTCTACCTTGTCGACGCCTCGCCCAAAATGTTCACCCCTGCCACCACCCAG GACAATGAAAAGCAGGAGACACATTTCCATACCATTGTTAACTGCATCACAGAGTCTCTGAAGACACAAATTATTGGTAGATCTTATGATGAAGTCGCAATATGTTTCTTTAACACT AAAGAGAAGAAGAATTTACAGGACTCAGCCGGTGTTTATGTTTATAATGTCGGAGACAGAGAGCAACTTGATAGACCTACTGCAAAACTCATCAAGGATTTTTCTTTGATAGAAG ATTCTTTTATGAGCACCATTGGAAGTCGATATGGAATAACAGCTGGATCTCGGGAGAATACCCTGTATAATGCTCTTTGGGTTGCTCAGGCGCTGTTGCGCAAGGG ATCTGTGAAGACCGTGAGTAAACGAATTCTTATATTCACCAATGAAGATGATCCTTTTGGTACTATTACAGGAGCAGTGAAAACTGATATGATTAGGACAACACTTCAACGTGCAAAG GATGCACAAGATCTTGGCCTGTCTATTGAACTTCTTCCACTGAGCCCGCCTGATGACCAGTTCAACATGTCCCTGTTTTATGCA GATTTGATTGGTCTGGATGGAGATGAGATGACCGAATATTTgccatctgctggtgataa GCTAGAGGATATGACTAATCAACTGAGAAAACGGATAATGAAGAAGCGCAGAATCAAAACTCTTTCATTTGCGATTACCAATGATGTGTGCATAGAAGTCAATACATATGCGCTGGTCCGTCCTACTACTACAG GGACAATCACATGGCTTGATTCACTAAGTAACCTCCCATTAAAG GTTGAGAGGTCTTTCATATGCAATGATACTGGGGCTCTACTTCAGGATGCACAGACACGTTTCCAGATGTACAATGA CACAATTGTCAAATTTTCTGTACGTGAACTCTCTGAGGTTAAAAGGGTTGCAAGCCATCATCTTCGCCTTATAGGTTTCAAGCCATTGGATTGCTTGAAAGATTACCATAACTTAAGACCATCGACATTTATTTATCCGAGTGATGAG CGTATATTTGGAAGCACCTGTGTTTTCGTTGCTTTACATAGCTCAATGTTACGTCTTGGAAG GTTTGCACTTGCATTTTATGGGAATCCAACTCGACCACAACTCATAGCCCTTGTTGCTCAA GAAGAGGTTACTTCGTCTGGTCGTCAGTTTGAACCGCCTGGCATGCACATGATCTATCTTCCATACTCCGATGATATTAGATATCCTGAAGAA GTTCATGTGACTTCTGATGATGCACCGCGTGCAACAGATGAACAAATCAAGAAAGCTTCGAACATATTCAAACGTATTGATCTGATAAATTTCTCTGCATGCCAATTTGCTAACCCAG CTTTGCAAAGACACTATGGGATCTTGGAGGCCTTAGCTTTAGGCGAAGATGAGATGCCTGATATAAAGGATGAGACCCTGCCTGACGAAGAAGGCTTGTCTAA GCCAGGGGTAGCCAATGCTATTGAGGAATTCAAGACTTCAGTCTATGGTGAAAATTATGACCAAGAGGAGGCAGAAGCGGCAGCAGGGAAAGCTTCCCGTGGTAATGCTTCAAAAAAGCGGAAGGAGGTCACTGATGCAGCTGCGCAGATAAGTGCTGCTTATGATTGGGCAGAACTTGCAGACAATGGAAAA CTGAAGGAAATGACCACGGTGGAATTGAGATCCTACCTGACCGCGCATGATCTCCCGGTTTCTGGTAAGAAAGATGTACTTATCAGCAGGATCTTGACTCACCTGGGTAAGTGA